A section of the Pyxidicoccus xibeiensis genome encodes:
- a CDS encoding VWA domain-containing protein — protein sequence MWKFHAGWLALVFLAACKCGGPASGEDGSASSGAAPRAANAVVLTVAYGSEKKTWLEEQARAFEASGATTKSGRPIRVEGRALGSGEALQEITSGRLKAHVYSPASSAYMPLLNSAWTQATGRTQPLVGQGEPVLLSPIVIAMWKPMAEALGWPGKPLGWADLMKVAGNKQGWAAYGHAEWGRFKLGHTHPEFSNSGLLSVLAEAYAGAAKTRGLSAADVEAPKTLELLKQIEGTVVHYGKSTGFFADKMLERGPGYISAAVLYENLVIESYAKNTHAPFPLVSIYPVEGTFWSDHPYATLDAEWVGPEEKEAAEAFLGFLKARPAQERALALGFRPADPAVPIGAPVDAAHGADPKQPQTLLEVPEAGVLEKLLAVWRQTKKSTDVIFVFDKSGSMEGRPLAEAKVGAKRFLETLSDRDEVTLLFFDNNVYPPVGPMALDAKGRADLAGRIENTIASGGTALYGATEAAYKVAQARARQHPGRIHAVMVMTDGRDESSAITLAQLKTGLTSSDEQDSAVRVFTIAYGEGAEGGVLEGIAEAGKGSSAKGSVEDIVQVYRDMASFF from the coding sequence ATGTGGAAGTTCCATGCGGGATGGCTCGCGCTGGTGTTCCTGGCGGCCTGCAAGTGCGGCGGCCCCGCGTCGGGTGAGGACGGTAGCGCGAGCAGCGGCGCGGCTCCGCGCGCGGCGAACGCGGTGGTGCTCACCGTGGCCTACGGCAGCGAGAAGAAGACGTGGCTGGAGGAGCAGGCGCGCGCCTTCGAGGCCAGCGGCGCCACCACGAAGTCCGGCCGTCCCATCCGCGTCGAGGGCAGGGCCCTGGGCTCCGGCGAGGCGCTGCAGGAAATCACCTCCGGCCGGCTGAAGGCCCACGTCTACAGCCCGGCCTCCAGCGCGTACATGCCGCTGCTCAACAGCGCGTGGACGCAGGCCACCGGCCGCACGCAGCCGCTGGTGGGGCAGGGCGAGCCGGTGCTGCTGTCGCCCATCGTCATCGCCATGTGGAAGCCGATGGCGGAGGCGCTCGGCTGGCCCGGCAAGCCCCTGGGCTGGGCGGACTTGATGAAGGTGGCTGGCAACAAGCAGGGCTGGGCCGCCTACGGGCATGCCGAGTGGGGCCGCTTCAAGCTGGGCCACACCCACCCGGAGTTCTCCAACTCCGGCCTCCTGTCCGTCCTGGCGGAGGCGTACGCGGGCGCGGCCAAGACGCGCGGGCTGAGCGCGGCGGACGTGGAGGCGCCGAAGACGCTGGAGCTGCTGAAGCAGATTGAGGGCACGGTGGTGCACTACGGCAAGTCCACCGGCTTCTTCGCGGACAAGATGCTGGAGCGCGGCCCGGGCTACATCTCCGCGGCCGTCCTCTACGAGAACCTGGTCATCGAGTCCTACGCGAAGAACACGCACGCGCCCTTCCCGCTGGTGTCCATCTACCCGGTGGAGGGCACCTTCTGGTCTGACCACCCGTACGCGACGCTGGACGCCGAGTGGGTGGGCCCCGAGGAGAAGGAGGCCGCCGAGGCCTTCCTGGGCTTCCTCAAGGCGCGGCCCGCGCAGGAGCGCGCGCTGGCGCTGGGCTTCCGTCCGGCGGACCCCGCGGTGCCCATCGGCGCCCCGGTGGACGCCGCGCACGGCGCGGACCCCAAGCAGCCACAGACGCTGCTGGAGGTGCCGGAGGCGGGCGTGCTGGAGAAGCTGCTGGCCGTGTGGCGCCAGACGAAGAAGAGCACCGACGTCATCTTCGTCTTCGACAAGTCCGGCAGCATGGAGGGCCGCCCGCTGGCCGAGGCGAAGGTGGGCGCGAAGCGCTTCCTGGAGACGCTGTCCGACCGCGACGAGGTGACGCTGCTGTTCTTCGACAACAACGTGTACCCGCCCGTCGGCCCCATGGCGCTGGACGCGAAGGGCCGCGCGGACCTGGCCGGCCGCATCGAGAACACCATCGCCTCGGGCGGCACGGCGCTGTACGGCGCCACCGAGGCCGCCTACAAGGTGGCCCAGGCGCGCGCGCGCCAGCACCCGGGGCGCATCCACGCGGTGATGGTGATGACGGACGGCCGCGACGAGAGCAGCGCCATCACCCTGGCCCAGCTCAAGACGGGGCTCACCTCCAGCGACGAGCAGGACTCCGCGGTGCGCGTCTTCACCATCGCCTACGGCGAGGGCGCCGAGGGCGGGGTGCTGGAGGGCATCGCCGAGGCGGGCAAGGGCTCCAGCGCGAAGGGCAGCGTCGAGGACATCGTCCAGGTGTACCGGGACATGGCCTCCTTCTTCTAG
- a CDS encoding substrate-binding domain-containing protein, whose protein sequence is MKPKVLIIIGFLAAVGGVFYLSSQRNAGTSGQQGGGAAEDARPTRPGEVTEISFLYSTEKKDWVEAAAAAFQKEHPSIKLNLVGRGSLDAAQGILDGREKPTVWSPADSAVLRMLESDWATDPSRGPLFATDGEEAPQPLVITPLVFVVWEDRAEVLQKANAGKAVSWKAIHQAVASDQGWPAVGGKPEWGFVKLGHTDPTRSNSGLQALLLATMEYYNKRSGLTVGDLLDPKYQEWVKQLEKGVTRFETSTGTFMTDMVRFGPSKYDIAVVYENLAISQISNAQGRWGNLKVYYPALTLWSDHPAAVLQGSWVTPKQKAAALEWLRYLRSRPVQERALAFGFRPADPSVPLKTQDAANPFTRLASHGIQVDVPPVAEVPEGPVVRNLLTMWSRVVAASR, encoded by the coding sequence ATGAAGCCCAAGGTCCTCATCATCATCGGGTTCCTCGCCGCGGTCGGCGGGGTCTTCTATCTGTCCTCCCAGCGCAACGCGGGCACGTCCGGCCAGCAGGGGGGCGGTGCCGCGGAGGACGCGCGGCCGACCCGGCCCGGGGAGGTGACGGAGATTTCCTTCCTCTACAGCACGGAGAAGAAGGACTGGGTGGAGGCCGCGGCGGCGGCGTTCCAGAAGGAGCACCCCTCCATCAAGCTCAACCTGGTGGGCCGGGGCTCGCTGGACGCGGCGCAGGGCATCCTCGACGGCCGGGAGAAGCCCACCGTGTGGAGCCCCGCCGACAGCGCGGTGCTGCGCATGCTGGAGTCGGACTGGGCCACCGACCCCTCGCGCGGGCCGCTGTTCGCCACCGACGGCGAGGAGGCCCCGCAGCCGCTGGTGATTACCCCGCTGGTCTTCGTGGTGTGGGAGGACCGGGCGGAGGTGCTGCAGAAGGCCAACGCGGGCAAGGCGGTGTCGTGGAAGGCCATCCACCAGGCGGTGGCGAGCGACCAGGGCTGGCCCGCGGTCGGCGGCAAGCCGGAGTGGGGCTTCGTGAAGCTGGGCCACACGGACCCGACGCGCTCCAACTCCGGGCTCCAGGCGCTGCTGCTGGCGACGATGGAGTACTACAACAAGCGCAGCGGCCTGACGGTGGGTGACCTGCTGGACCCGAAGTACCAGGAGTGGGTGAAGCAACTGGAGAAGGGCGTCACCCGCTTCGAGACGTCCACCGGCACCTTCATGACGGACATGGTCCGCTTCGGCCCGTCCAAGTACGACATCGCGGTGGTGTACGAGAACCTGGCGATTTCGCAGATCTCCAACGCGCAGGGGCGGTGGGGCAACCTGAAGGTGTACTACCCCGCCCTCACGCTCTGGAGCGACCACCCGGCGGCGGTGCTGCAGGGCAGCTGGGTGACGCCGAAGCAGAAGGCCGCCGCGCTGGAGTGGCTGCGCTACCTGCGCAGCCGCCCCGTGCAGGAGCGGGCGCTGGCGTTCGGCTTCCGGCCCGCGGACCCGTCCGTTCCGCTGAAGACGCAGGACGCGGCCAACCCCTTCACCCGGCTGGCCTCGCACGGCATCCAGGTAGACGTGCCTCCGGTGGCGGAAGTTCCAGAAGGCCCTGTCGTCCGTAACCTCCTGACCATGTGGTCCCGCGTGGTGGCTGCCTCACGGTAG
- a CDS encoding glycoside hydrolase family protein — MTSGRSVGRGIGALCVLMLAVVPQAQAFSDTDAVKVIGFARSQLADTTREMPDATWSPKAGLPDGTWSREANTDLIDWTQGFFPGSMWFMYQVGAEPLWRDRADRWTRPLELQKTNRQTHDLGFKMFLSFGNAYRLTGDTYYRGVLLTAAESLASRYNSQVGFINCCDWNSDWQAPLVTDTMVNLELLLWASQNGGRPEWKTMAINHALRTLQDAVRADGSSFHYVDYNRTTGAIRSKGTFQGYSDSSTWARGHAWLIYGYTMVYRYTGDARMLDAARKVTDWYLANVPADMVPKWDFNAPDSQKDSSAAAITASALLELSTLETDATRKTRYRDAALRTLDTLMTPTYFAEGTNSPGLLLHGVGHLPAGKEIDTALIYGDYYFLEAVLRFNPKPPYPWYSRTDFYQSQHLLGSSNTGVRTLEYDVNPRVASQDGTVGYADSSTNVTGYASLAMTVRMNPDGYFDVRNGGSYSVLTRVPFVAGQTYHVRIVADLPAKRYSVWVRPPGGSEIQLANNYAFRTGAPAIDDIGRVSVRTVLEASDFRVLRHTVRVGATAAGSEPPKDEALPVALLDRLGELERRDAVAGGRGSVALQGDGPSGKVEDTTTPPPAPAPAPAPTPSVPTPPAPTPPQQEEEPAAPESVDDLGNPGEHGCSSTALAPLPLAVLALLGLAARRRRPRTGASPRE, encoded by the coding sequence ATGACATCCGGTCGGTCCGTAGGACGAGGAATCGGGGCGCTGTGCGTGCTGATGCTGGCGGTGGTGCCCCAGGCACAGGCCTTCAGCGACACAGATGCAGTGAAGGTCATTGGCTTCGCCCGCTCGCAGCTCGCGGACACCACGCGGGAGATGCCGGACGCGACGTGGTCGCCCAAGGCGGGGCTTCCGGACGGGACGTGGTCTCGCGAGGCCAACACGGACCTCATCGACTGGACGCAGGGCTTCTTCCCCGGAAGCATGTGGTTCATGTACCAGGTGGGCGCCGAGCCCCTCTGGCGCGACAGGGCGGACCGCTGGACGCGGCCCCTGGAGCTCCAGAAGACGAACCGGCAGACGCACGACCTGGGCTTCAAGATGTTCCTGAGCTTCGGCAACGCGTACCGGCTCACCGGGGACACGTACTACCGGGGCGTGCTGCTCACCGCCGCCGAGTCGCTCGCGTCCCGCTACAACTCCCAGGTCGGCTTCATCAACTGCTGCGACTGGAACTCCGACTGGCAGGCGCCGCTCGTCACCGACACCATGGTGAACCTGGAGCTGCTGCTGTGGGCGTCGCAGAACGGCGGCCGCCCGGAGTGGAAGACGATGGCCATCAACCACGCGCTGCGCACGCTGCAGGACGCGGTGCGGGCGGACGGCAGCTCCTTCCACTACGTGGACTACAACCGCACCACGGGGGCCATCCGCTCGAAGGGGACGTTCCAGGGCTACTCGGACAGCTCCACGTGGGCGCGCGGGCACGCGTGGCTCATCTACGGGTACACCATGGTGTACCGGTACACGGGTGACGCGCGGATGCTGGACGCGGCGCGCAAGGTGACGGACTGGTACCTGGCCAACGTGCCGGCGGACATGGTGCCCAAGTGGGACTTCAACGCGCCGGACTCGCAGAAGGACTCGTCGGCCGCGGCCATCACCGCCTCGGCGCTGCTGGAGCTGAGCACGCTGGAGACGGACGCCACGCGCAAGACGCGCTACCGGGACGCGGCGCTGCGTACGCTGGACACGCTGATGACGCCCACCTACTTCGCGGAGGGCACCAACAGCCCGGGCCTGCTGCTGCACGGCGTGGGGCACCTGCCAGCGGGGAAGGAAATCGACACCGCGCTCATCTACGGCGACTACTACTTCCTGGAGGCGGTGCTGCGCTTCAACCCGAAGCCGCCGTACCCCTGGTACTCGCGGACGGACTTCTACCAGAGCCAGCACCTGCTCGGCTCGAGCAACACGGGCGTGCGCACGCTGGAGTACGACGTCAACCCGCGCGTCGCGTCGCAGGACGGCACGGTGGGCTACGCGGACAGTTCCACCAACGTGACGGGCTACGCGTCCCTGGCGATGACGGTGCGCATGAACCCGGACGGCTACTTCGACGTGCGCAATGGCGGGAGCTACTCGGTGCTCACCCGCGTGCCCTTCGTCGCGGGACAGACGTACCACGTGCGCATCGTCGCGGACCTGCCCGCGAAGCGCTACAGCGTCTGGGTCCGCCCGCCCGGCGGCAGTGAAATCCAGCTTGCGAACAACTACGCGTTCCGCACCGGCGCGCCGGCCATCGACGACATCGGCCGCGTCTCGGTGAGGACGGTGCTGGAGGCCAGCGACTTCCGGGTGCTGCGCCACACGGTGAGGGTCGGCGCCACCGCCGCAGGGAGCGAGCCCCCGAAGGATGAGGCACTCCCGGTCGCCCTGCTGGACCGTCTGGGGGAGCTCGAGCGGAGGGACGCCGTGGCTGGAGGTCGCGGCTCGGTGGCGCTCCAGGGGGACGGGCCTTCGGGGAAGGTGGAGGACACCACGACTCCGCCCCCTGCGCCTGCGCCCGCGCCTGCGCCGACTCCGTCTGTTCCTACGCCGCCCGCCCCGACTCCGCCCCAGCAGGAGGAGGAGCCGGCCGCCCCGGAGTCCGTGGACGACCTGGGGAACCCCGGTGAGCACGGCTGCAGCAGCACGGCCCTCGCGCCGCTGCCGCTGGCGGTGCTCGCGCTCCTCGGCCTGGCCGCGCGTCGGAGGCGGCCGCGCACCGGGGCGAGCCCTCGCGAGTGA